One region of Microbacterium rhizosphaerae genomic DNA includes:
- a CDS encoding rhamnulokinase: MSGSVAAIDLGATSGRVIVGHVGAETLQTEQVARFLNTPVQTSDGLHWDILSLYAGATEGLREAFRANADIASIGVDAWAVDYGLLRSGRLLGEPYHYRDPRTAAGVARVHERMPHPALFARNGLQFLPFNTLYQFAAEDPDILAFADSALLIPDLIGYWLTGEARAERTNASTTGLLRAGEWDDELVAALGIPRRILPELISPGEALGPLRAGLTADLGGSATVTAVGSHDTASAVVAVPMRPDAAAYISCGTWGLVGVEVERPVLSDAAREAGFTNEGGVDGRIRLLRNVMGLWVLSETVRTWQRDGHAIDLPSLLAEAAEVQAPIFDVDDPRFLPPGDMVSRIDAWFAEHGMPAPRTRAQYARSIVESLAQAFADAAADAGRIGGVDVRSIHIVGGGALNALLCQRTADRSGLPVAAGPVEATALGNVLVQARAAGFVGGSLEALRDLVARTHEPEVYLPRA; encoded by the coding sequence ATGAGCGGCAGTGTCGCGGCGATCGACCTGGGGGCGACGAGCGGGCGGGTCATCGTCGGCCACGTCGGGGCCGAGACCCTCCAGACCGAGCAGGTCGCACGGTTCCTCAACACGCCCGTGCAGACGTCGGACGGACTGCACTGGGACATCCTCTCGCTCTACGCGGGAGCGACCGAAGGACTGCGGGAGGCCTTCCGCGCGAACGCCGACATCGCGAGCATCGGCGTCGACGCGTGGGCCGTCGACTACGGGCTCCTGCGCAGCGGGCGCCTCCTTGGCGAGCCGTACCACTACCGCGACCCCCGCACGGCGGCGGGCGTGGCGCGCGTACACGAGCGGATGCCGCACCCCGCGCTGTTCGCCCGCAACGGGCTGCAGTTCCTGCCCTTCAACACGCTGTACCAGTTCGCGGCGGAGGATCCCGACATCCTGGCCTTCGCCGACTCGGCGCTGCTCATCCCCGACCTCATCGGGTACTGGCTGACGGGCGAGGCGCGCGCGGAGCGCACGAATGCGTCGACGACCGGGCTGCTGCGCGCCGGCGAATGGGACGACGAGCTCGTGGCCGCACTCGGCATCCCTCGCCGCATCCTGCCCGAGCTGATCTCGCCCGGCGAGGCGCTCGGCCCGTTGCGTGCAGGCCTCACCGCGGATCTCGGCGGCAGCGCCACCGTCACCGCGGTGGGATCGCACGACACGGCGTCCGCGGTGGTCGCCGTTCCGATGCGACCGGATGCCGCGGCCTACATCTCGTGCGGCACGTGGGGGCTCGTCGGCGTGGAGGTCGAGCGGCCCGTGCTGTCCGACGCCGCCCGCGAGGCGGGCTTCACGAACGAGGGCGGCGTGGACGGACGCATCCGCCTGCTGCGCAACGTGATGGGTCTGTGGGTGCTCAGCGAGACCGTCCGCACGTGGCAGCGCGACGGCCATGCGATCGACCTGCCGTCGCTGCTCGCTGAGGCGGCAGAGGTGCAGGCTCCGATCTTCGATGTCGACGACCCGCGGTTCCTGCCGCCGGGCGACATGGTCTCGCGCATCGACGCGTGGTTCGCCGAGCATGGGATGCCGGCTCCGCGCACGCGCGCGCAGTACGCCCGCAGCATCGTGGAGTCCCTCGCGCAGGCGTTCGCGGATGCCGCGGCCGACGCCGGGCGCATCGGGGGCGTGGACGTGCGCTCGATCCACATCGTCGGCGGCGGAGCGCTCAACGCCCTCCTCTGCCAGCGCACCGCGGACCGCTCGGGTCTGCCGGTCGCCGCCGGTCCGGTCGAGGCGACGGCGCTCGGCAACGTGCTCGTCCAGGCGCGCGCCGCGGGCTTCGTCGGTGGATCGCTCGAGGCCCTCCGCGACCTCGTGGCCCGCACGCACGAGCCCGAGGTCTACCTGCCGCGCGCCTGA
- a CDS encoding bifunctional aldolase/short-chain dehydrogenase: protein MSRTRATPRDRDRRSTHDKDHEMTNPTAADLIARSNRLGADPRNTNYAGGNTSAKGTEIDPVTGEPVELLWVKGSGGDLGTLRPEGLAVLRLDRLRALVDVYTGADRPWHEKDDEMVAAFDYCLFGKGGAAPSIDTAMHGLVDAAHVDHLHPDSGIAIATAADGEELTRRIFGEKVVWVPWRRPGFQLGLDIAEIKAKNPQAIGCILGGHGITAWGETSQEAEQNSTQIIASAAEYIEKHGKAEPFGGVRPGFEALPEAERRAKAAALAPTIRGLASTDKPMVGHFTDSDVVLDFLASEKAPALAELGTSCPDHFLRTKVKPMILDLPAAATVEASIDRLKELHEQYRAAYTAYYDAHASTGSPSTGSGTAEPASPAMRGADPLIVLVPGVGMFSYGANKQTARVAGEFYVNAINVMRGAEALSTYTPISDAEKFRIEYWALEEAKLQRMPKPKTHQGRIAFVTGAASGIGKAIATRLAAEGACVVVADLDLDKAQAAAAELGSADVAIGVAANVADAEGVQAAIDATLLAFGGVDLVVNNAGLSLSKPLLETTEKDWNLQHDVMAKGSFLVSKAAAKALIEQGLGGDIIYISSKNSVFAGPNNIAYSATKADQAHQVRLLAVELGEHGVRVNGINPDGVVRGSGIFASGWGANRAATYGVKEEDLGQFYANRTILKREVVPENVADAVYVLTGPELSRTTGLHIPVDSGVAAAFLR, encoded by the coding sequence CTGTCACGAACACGGGCGACACCCCGAGATCGTGACAGGCGAAGCACGCATGACAAGGACCATGAAATGACGAACCCCACCGCCGCCGACCTCATCGCCCGGTCGAATCGCCTGGGCGCCGACCCGCGGAACACGAACTACGCCGGCGGCAACACGTCCGCCAAGGGCACCGAGATCGACCCGGTCACCGGCGAGCCGGTCGAGCTGCTCTGGGTGAAGGGCTCCGGCGGCGACCTCGGCACCCTGAGGCCCGAGGGTCTCGCCGTCCTGCGCCTGGACCGGTTGCGCGCCCTCGTCGACGTCTACACAGGCGCCGACCGCCCGTGGCACGAGAAGGACGACGAGATGGTCGCGGCGTTCGACTACTGCCTGTTCGGCAAGGGCGGCGCGGCTCCGTCGATCGACACCGCGATGCACGGACTGGTGGATGCAGCGCACGTCGACCACCTGCATCCCGACTCGGGCATCGCCATCGCGACGGCGGCCGATGGCGAGGAGCTCACGCGGCGGATCTTCGGCGAGAAGGTCGTGTGGGTGCCGTGGCGGCGCCCCGGCTTCCAGCTCGGCCTCGACATCGCGGAGATCAAGGCGAAGAACCCGCAGGCGATCGGATGCATCCTGGGCGGCCACGGCATCACGGCCTGGGGCGAGACGTCGCAGGAGGCGGAGCAGAACTCCACGCAGATCATCGCCAGCGCGGCCGAATACATCGAGAAGCACGGCAAGGCCGAGCCGTTCGGTGGAGTTCGGCCGGGCTTCGAGGCCCTGCCTGAGGCTGAGCGGCGGGCGAAGGCCGCGGCCCTCGCCCCGACGATCCGCGGACTCGCGTCGACCGACAAGCCGATGGTCGGCCACTTCACCGACAGCGACGTCGTGCTCGACTTCCTCGCGTCCGAGAAGGCGCCGGCCCTGGCCGAGCTCGGCACGAGCTGCCCCGACCACTTCCTGCGCACCAAGGTCAAGCCGATGATCCTCGACCTGCCCGCCGCGGCGACGGTCGAGGCATCCATCGACCGTCTCAAGGAGCTGCACGAGCAGTACCGCGCCGCCTACACCGCCTACTACGACGCGCACGCCTCGACGGGCTCCCCTTCGACAGGTTCAGGGACCGCCGAACCGGCATCGCCCGCGATGCGCGGCGCCGACCCGCTCATCGTGCTCGTGCCGGGTGTGGGCATGTTCTCCTACGGCGCGAACAAGCAGACCGCCCGCGTCGCCGGCGAGTTCTACGTCAACGCGATCAACGTCATGCGCGGCGCCGAGGCACTGTCGACCTACACCCCGATCTCGGACGCGGAGAAGTTCCGCATCGAGTACTGGGCGCTGGAGGAGGCGAAGCTGCAGCGGATGCCGAAGCCGAAGACCCACCAGGGTCGCATCGCCTTCGTCACCGGCGCCGCCTCGGGCATCGGCAAGGCCATCGCCACCCGCCTCGCGGCCGAGGGCGCGTGCGTCGTGGTCGCCGACCTCGATCTCGATAAGGCGCAGGCGGCGGCTGCGGAGCTCGGCAGCGCCGACGTGGCGATCGGCGTCGCCGCGAACGTGGCCGATGCCGAGGGCGTCCAGGCGGCGATCGACGCCACGCTCCTCGCGTTCGGCGGGGTCGACCTCGTCGTCAACAACGCCGGTCTCTCGCTCTCCAAGCCGCTGCTGGAGACGACCGAGAAGGACTGGAACCTGCAGCACGACGTCATGGCCAAGGGCTCCTTCCTCGTCTCGAAGGCCGCGGCGAAGGCGCTCATCGAGCAGGGCCTGGGCGGCGACATCATCTACATCTCGTCGAAGAACAGCGTGTTCGCCGGCCCGAACAACATCGCGTACTCCGCGACGAAGGCCGATCAGGCCCACCAGGTGCGCCTGCTCGCGGTCGAGCTCGGCGAGCACGGCGTGCGCGTGAACGGCATCAACCCCGACGGCGTCGTGCGCGGCTCCGGCATCTTCGCCTCCGGCTGGGGTGCGAACCGCGCCGCGACGTACGGCGTCAAGGAGGAGGACCTCGGTCAGTTCTACGCGAACCGCACGATCCTCAAGCGCGAGGTCGTGCCCGAGAACGTCGCCGACGCGGTGTACGTGCTCACCGGCCCCGAGCTCAGCCGCACGACCGGCCTGCACATCCCCGTGGACTCCGGCGTCGCCGCCGCCTTCCTCCGATGA
- the rhaI gene encoding L-rhamnose isomerase produces the protein MADLTPDHLAALEQQAIELPSWAFGNSGTRFKVFPTAGTPRDPYEKIADAAQVHRFTALAPSVALHIPWDMVDSFDDLRRHAEDLGVRLGTINSNTFQDDDYKFGALTHEDDRIRRKAIDHHLACIDVMDATGSRDLKIWLAEGSNYPGQNDLRARQDRLADSLRTIYDRLGDHQRLVLEYKFFEPSFYHTDVPDWGTSYAQVAALGDKAMVCLDTGHHAPGTNIEFIVMQLLRLGKLGSFDFNSRFYADDDLIVGAADPFQLFRIIDQVIRGGGLNNPDVAFMLDQCHNLEAKIPGQIRSVLNVQEMTARALLIDREALAAAQTANDVLAANAVLMDAFYTDVRPALAEWRESRGLPADPMAAYAASGYQQQIEADRVGGVQAGWGA, from the coding sequence ATGGCTGACCTCACCCCCGACCACCTCGCTGCACTGGAGCAGCAGGCCATCGAGCTCCCCAGCTGGGCGTTCGGCAACTCCGGCACCCGGTTCAAGGTCTTCCCGACGGCGGGCACCCCGCGCGACCCGTACGAGAAGATCGCGGATGCGGCGCAGGTGCACCGTTTCACGGCCCTCGCCCCGTCGGTCGCGCTGCACATCCCGTGGGACATGGTCGACTCGTTCGACGACCTGCGCAGGCACGCCGAAGACCTCGGCGTGCGTCTCGGGACGATCAACTCGAACACCTTCCAGGACGACGACTACAAGTTCGGCGCGCTGACGCACGAGGACGACCGCATCCGTCGGAAGGCGATCGACCACCACCTCGCCTGCATCGACGTCATGGATGCCACCGGCTCGCGCGACCTGAAGATCTGGCTCGCCGAGGGCTCCAACTATCCGGGCCAGAACGACCTGCGCGCACGCCAGGATCGCCTCGCGGACTCGCTGCGCACCATCTACGACCGGCTCGGCGACCACCAGCGCCTCGTGCTGGAGTACAAGTTCTTCGAGCCGTCGTTCTACCACACCGACGTTCCCGACTGGGGCACGTCGTACGCGCAGGTCGCAGCGCTCGGCGACAAGGCGATGGTGTGCCTCGACACAGGGCACCACGCCCCCGGCACGAACATCGAGTTCATCGTGATGCAGCTGCTGCGCCTGGGGAAGCTCGGCTCGTTCGACTTCAACTCGCGCTTCTACGCCGACGACGACCTCATCGTCGGCGCGGCCGACCCGTTCCAGCTGTTCCGCATCATCGACCAGGTGATCCGCGGGGGCGGCCTGAACAACCCCGACGTGGCCTTCATGCTCGACCAGTGCCACAACCTCGAGGCCAAGATCCCCGGCCAGATCCGCTCGGTGCTGAACGTGCAGGAGATGACCGCGCGGGCACTGCTCATCGACCGCGAGGCGCTCGCGGCCGCGCAGACGGCGAACGACGTGCTCGCGGCGAACGCCGTGCTGATGGATGCGTTCTACACCGACGTGCGCCCGGCCCTCGCCGAGTGGCGCGAGTCGCGCGGCCTGCCCGCCGACCCCATGGCCGCCTACGCCGCCTCCGGCTACCAGCAGCAGATCGAGGCCGACCGCGTCGGCGGGGTCCAGGCGGGCTGGGGCGCGTGA
- a CDS encoding L-rhamnose mutarotase has protein sequence MTTTSPQRVCFELRIRPDLIDAYVQRHRAVWPEMLAEIATAGRRNYTIFLGDGGRLIGYYETDDDEAAQAYLASSAVAARWEAEMAPFFAGLGGRPDQDAPVLTEIFHLADQLAAASPSPQSPENTREGDAHG, from the coding sequence ATGACGACGACGTCACCGCAGCGCGTGTGCTTCGAGCTGCGCATCCGGCCCGACCTGATCGACGCGTACGTCCAGCGGCACCGCGCGGTGTGGCCGGAGATGCTGGCCGAGATCGCGACCGCCGGCCGGCGCAATTACACGATCTTCCTCGGCGACGGGGGACGGCTCATCGGCTACTACGAGACCGACGACGACGAGGCGGCCCAGGCCTACCTCGCGAGCTCGGCGGTCGCCGCCCGCTGGGAGGCCGAAATGGCCCCGTTCTTCGCGGGCCTGGGCGGCCGCCCCGATCAGGATGCTCCGGTCCTGACCGAGATCTTCCACCTCGCGGACCAGCTGGCCGCGGCATCCCCCTCCCCCCAGAGCCCCGAGAACACACGAGAAGGCGACGCACATGGCTGA
- a CDS encoding nucleotidyltransferase domain-containing protein, with translation MEQQRRALAAYVDSVRDDPEVIAVVLVGSVAQGRERADSDVDIYLVVADERFARETSADRFAWVDRRGLDYPGSYIDIKLASPSYLEAAAERGDDPTRASFQGAEVAFSRQADIAAVVRRIPQLSDEAWDDRVRSFVAQARLYGGYFLRQGVEHGDPFLVRHAAVHLTLAAARAALAKAHVLMQGPKYVSRLVRSIPTPDGFVEAWDRAVSEPGTATAEPLLRLLDEWLADGMDGDEALSTFIRDNELAWLRGGVPVEFS, from the coding sequence ATGGAGCAGCAGCGCAGAGCGCTGGCGGCGTACGTGGATTCGGTGCGCGACGACCCCGAGGTGATCGCGGTCGTGCTCGTCGGCTCCGTGGCCCAGGGCCGCGAGCGCGCCGACTCGGACGTCGACATCTACCTCGTGGTCGCCGACGAGCGCTTCGCGCGCGAGACGTCCGCAGACCGCTTCGCATGGGTGGATCGCCGCGGCCTCGACTACCCCGGCTCGTACATCGACATCAAGCTCGCGAGCCCGTCGTACCTCGAGGCCGCGGCCGAGCGGGGAGACGATCCGACGCGGGCGTCGTTCCAGGGAGCGGAGGTCGCCTTCTCGCGACAGGCTGACATCGCGGCGGTGGTGCGCCGCATCCCACAGCTGTCGGACGAGGCGTGGGACGACCGTGTGCGCTCCTTCGTCGCGCAGGCTCGCCTCTACGGCGGCTACTTCCTGCGCCAGGGCGTCGAGCACGGCGATCCGTTCCTGGTGCGCCACGCGGCCGTCCACCTGACGCTCGCCGCCGCACGCGCCGCGCTCGCGAAGGCTCACGTGCTGATGCAGGGTCCGAAGTACGTGTCGCGGCTCGTCCGCTCGATCCCGACGCCCGACGGGTTCGTCGAGGCGTGGGACCGAGCGGTGAGCGAGCCGGGGACGGCGACGGCCGAGCCGCTGCTGCGCCTGCTCGACGAGTGGCTCGCGGACGGGATGGACGGGGACGAGGCCCTGTCCACCTTCATCCGCGACAACGAGCTCGCGTGGCTCCGCGGCGGGGTGCCCGTCGAGTTCTCCTGA
- a CDS encoding carbohydrate ABC transporter permease, which produces MTARRFARKYLIGIIAILVSFVVFLLPFAFIVLQAAKDPREAGLMGFSFPTQWQFFQNLVDVLQTNDYQVVWAFINTVVITVFSVAIMVVLAAMVGYLLQRKKSRWNPVVNFFVLAALIVPPAVVPTIWVLQGVGLFKTIPGMVLIEATFGLAFAVLLFRAFVATIPRELDEAAIIDGAGSMRLFFQVILPLLRPVVVTVIVVQSVFVFNDFQGPLYFLPGSDTPTLQLGLYNFQSQSVSQFNLLFMYMLLITIPPLIMYIFFNRQIVAGMTSGAVKG; this is translated from the coding sequence GTTCATCGTCCTGCAGGCCGCGAAGGACCCCCGCGAGGCGGGCCTCATGGGCTTCAGCTTCCCGACGCAGTGGCAGTTCTTCCAGAACCTCGTCGACGTCCTGCAGACGAACGACTACCAGGTCGTGTGGGCGTTCATCAACACCGTCGTCATCACGGTGTTCAGCGTCGCGATCATGGTCGTGCTCGCCGCGATGGTGGGCTACCTGCTGCAGCGCAAGAAGTCGCGGTGGAACCCCGTGGTCAACTTCTTCGTGCTCGCCGCGCTCATCGTCCCGCCGGCCGTCGTGCCCACGATCTGGGTGCTCCAGGGCGTCGGGCTGTTCAAGACGATCCCGGGCATGGTCCTCATCGAGGCGACCTTCGGTCTCGCGTTCGCCGTGCTGCTGTTCCGCGCCTTCGTCGCCACGATCCCGCGGGAGCTCGACGAGGCGGCCATCATCGACGGGGCCGGCTCCATGCGGCTCTTCTTCCAGGTGATCCTTCCGCTGCTGCGCCCCGTCGTCGTCACGGTCATCGTGGTGCAGTCGGTGTTCGTGTTCAACGACTTCCAGGGACCGCTGTACTTCCTCCCAGGAAGCGACACCCCGACCCTGCAGCTCGGCCTGTACAACTTCCAGAGCCAGTCCGTCAGCCAGTTCAACCTGCTGTTCATGTACATGCTGCTGATCACGATCCCCCCGCTGATCATGTACATCTTCTTCAACCGGCAGATCGTCGCAGGCATGACGAGCGGCGCCGTCAAGGGATGA